The Azospirillum baldaniorum genome contains a region encoding:
- a CDS encoding efflux RND transporter periplasmic adaptor subunit: MSWSSGFGSSGFGSSRSAVFAGLLLLGCEQPTPPPAEATLIRALPVQVSQFDRTAALTGEIQARHESNLGFRVSGKVIERLVDVGQTVTSGQLLARLDNQDQTNAVRSAESDVAAAQAAVEQSRTQEERQRSLLANGFTTRVQYDNAQKRFQQAQAELNSAEAQLGSARDTLSYTELRADRDGVITAKAAEPGQVVAVGQPVLRLADPNEREAVFQVPGASIRLEGREGLPPVEVRLVNDAKTVTEGTIREVSPGVDPVTRTYTVKVSLPNAPDAFLLGSSVVGRAKLPTRPVVNLPSSALFQTGNGEPAVWVVARPADTVSLRPVSVLQYDTGTVTVSSGLSDGDLVVVGGVQKLRPDQKVTIKQGSGA; this comes from the coding sequence ATGTCCTGGTCATCCGGTTTTGGGTCATCCGGTTTTGGGTCATCCAGATCGGCTGTTTTCGCCGGCCTCCTGCTTCTCGGCTGCGAGCAGCCGACGCCGCCGCCGGCCGAGGCGACGCTGATCCGCGCCCTGCCGGTGCAGGTGAGCCAGTTCGACCGCACCGCCGCGCTGACCGGTGAAATCCAGGCCCGCCACGAAAGCAACCTCGGCTTCCGCGTCAGCGGCAAGGTGATCGAGCGGCTGGTGGACGTCGGGCAGACGGTCACGTCCGGCCAGCTGCTGGCGCGGCTCGACAACCAGGACCAGACCAACGCCGTGAGGTCCGCCGAGTCCGACGTGGCGGCGGCGCAGGCCGCCGTCGAGCAGAGCCGGACGCAGGAGGAGCGCCAGCGCTCCCTGCTCGCCAACGGCTTCACCACCCGGGTCCAGTACGACAACGCCCAGAAGCGCTTCCAGCAGGCGCAGGCCGAGCTGAACTCCGCCGAGGCGCAGCTGGGCTCGGCCCGCGACACGCTGTCCTACACCGAACTGCGGGCCGACCGCGACGGGGTCATCACGGCGAAGGCGGCGGAGCCCGGTCAGGTGGTCGCCGTCGGCCAGCCGGTGCTGCGGCTGGCCGACCCGAACGAGCGGGAAGCGGTCTTCCAGGTGCCGGGCGCCAGCATCCGGCTGGAAGGGCGGGAGGGCCTGCCGCCGGTCGAGGTGCGGCTCGTCAACGATGCCAAGACCGTCACCGAGGGCACGATCCGCGAGGTGTCTCCGGGGGTCGATCCGGTGACCCGGACCTACACCGTGAAGGTCTCCCTGCCCAACGCCCCCGACGCCTTCCTGCTCGGCTCCTCCGTCGTCGGGCGGGCCAAGCTGCCGACGCGCCCGGTGGTCAATCTGCCGTCCTCGGCCCTGTTCCAGACGGGGAACGGGGAGCCGGCGGTCTGGGTCGTGGCGCGGCCGGCCGACACGGTGAGCCTGCGCCCCGTCTCCGTCCTGCAATACGACACCGGCACGGTCACCGTCTCCAGCGGCCTCAGCGATGGCGATCTGGTGGTGGTCGGCGGCGTCCAGAAGCTGCGGCCGGACCAGAAGGTCACCATCAAGCAGGGGAGCGGCGCATGA
- a CDS encoding acetate/propionate family kinase — protein sequence MTEMSMTETILVINAGSSSIKFQLFDAADGTLPVRLRGRIEGIGTAPRLIVQESGQDGSRDGGVTLPAESGDGVPGALAFLGAWLRGRLGGAMPVAVGHRVVHGGPAYDSHVAVDDAVIGTLETYVPLAPLHQPNNLAPIRAIRKLLPDVLQVACFDTAFHRHHSEPADRYAIPDALHREGVRRYGFHGLSYEYIAGRLPDLAPGIAGGRVVVAHLGSGASMCAIQDGRSVDSTMGFTALDGLPMGTRPGQLDPGVVLYLMDKGMDARAIERLLYHDCGLKGLSGISNDVRDLLASTDPRAKLALDCFVYRASLAIGALAAAMGGIDGLVFTAGIGERAPAIRKAIAERARWLGVDLDEAGNAANALCITTPDSRVKGWVIPTDEERMIALHTRAILRRHRSA from the coding sequence ATGACCGAGATGAGCATGACCGAGACGATCCTGGTCATCAACGCCGGTTCCTCCAGCATCAAGTTCCAGCTGTTCGACGCGGCGGACGGGACGCTGCCGGTGCGCCTGCGCGGCCGGATCGAGGGGATTGGCACGGCGCCCCGGCTGATCGTTCAGGAGAGCGGCCAGGACGGCAGCCGGGACGGCGGCGTGACCTTGCCGGCGGAGTCCGGCGACGGGGTTCCCGGTGCGCTGGCCTTTCTCGGCGCGTGGCTGCGGGGGCGGCTGGGCGGCGCCATGCCGGTTGCGGTCGGGCATCGGGTGGTTCACGGCGGGCCGGCCTACGACAGCCATGTGGCGGTGGACGACGCGGTGATCGGGACGCTGGAGACCTACGTTCCGCTCGCCCCGCTCCACCAGCCGAACAATCTGGCGCCGATCCGGGCGATCCGGAAGCTTTTGCCGGACGTGCTTCAGGTCGCCTGCTTCGACACGGCCTTTCACCGGCACCATTCCGAACCGGCCGACCGCTACGCCATCCCGGACGCCCTCCATCGGGAGGGTGTGCGGCGCTACGGCTTTCATGGCCTGAGCTACGAATACATCGCCGGGCGCCTGCCAGACCTCGCCCCCGGCATCGCCGGCGGGCGGGTCGTCGTCGCGCATCTCGGCAGCGGGGCCAGCATGTGCGCCATCCAGGACGGGCGCAGCGTCGACAGCACCATGGGCTTCACCGCGCTGGACGGGCTGCCGATGGGCACGCGGCCGGGGCAGTTGGACCCCGGCGTGGTCCTGTACCTGATGGACAAGGGCATGGACGCCCGCGCCATCGAACGGCTGCTCTACCACGACTGCGGCCTGAAGGGGCTGTCCGGCATCAGCAACGACGTCCGCGACCTGCTGGCCAGCACCGATCCGCGCGCCAAGCTTGCGCTGGACTGCTTCGTCTACCGGGCAAGCCTCGCCATCGGGGCGCTGGCCGCCGCCATGGGGGGCATCGACGGGCTGGTGTTCACGGCCGGCATCGGCGAGCGTGCGCCGGCCATCCGCAAGGCCATCGCGGAGCGGGCGCGCTGGCTCGGCGTCGACCTCGACGAGGCGGGCAACGCCGCGAACGCGCTGTGCATCACGACGCCGGACAGCCGGGTCAAGGGCTGGGTCATCCCGACCGACGAGGAACGGATGATCGCGCTCCACACCCGCGCCATCCTCCGCCGCCACCGCTCCGCGTGA